TTTCATCATTTTGTTTTACAGTGCCAGCCTTCTTTGCGTCCCCGGCCATAGCTTCCATGATTTCCGCTGTAGTCCTTTCGTCAGCTCGTTTGTACTCAAGTGAGATATTCTTTTCATCGCCAGGCTTCATTCCCTGGCTTTGATACAGGAACATGTTCATGTTGTAAGAGTTTTTCTGGTGCTGCTCGGAAGCAGGCTCCAGCTTAAAGCTTTCCGAATTTAGGGGCTCAACAAAAATTAAGTTCAACAACCCGATATCAGCGAAGTTTTTAAAATCGTAGGTCAGTGTCTTAGTGCCGTCTTTTTCCTTGATGCTGTCGGTATAGTACTCAATCACAAACTTGTAGATCTCCTGCGGCTGTATTTCCTCGCTCGTTTCCCAGGAAATTGTTCCGTTATCCTGATCAAGTTCATATTCAATTTCATTCATTTCAGTCAGGTCACGAGAATAATCAGCAACAAAACCGATCCTGAAATTTTTCTCATCCATCGGCAACGGAATGACAACCTGGCCTTTTTGCGCTTCTTCGGCATTGTTCTTCAATGCTCCATGATAGCCGACCAAAAGTGGGGCACTCTTCTTCTTATCTTTTGGGTGATACGAATATTCTGGCATCACCTGGATCGTTAGCTCCTCCATATTGAGGACATTGGATTTTGTCTCAGCACTCCCCTTTACAGGCAGCTGGAATATGAATAATAAAATGATGGCTGATAATAACTTCATGACTTTCATTTGATTGGCTCCTTTCTATATGTGACAAATTCGTGAATGTTTTCACAAGACAACTTACATTGAAAATAACAATTTATTTTGGCTAAGGATTTTTTCAAAAATTTCCCCAAGACCCTTTTTGGTCTACCTTATTTAAACCATTTCTAAAAGCTCCCATTCTGTGATATAAATCACGGAATTTTCGTCAGTTTTATCCGATTTGTGAACGGGGGGTATTATACAAAAGCTGCTTTTCAGCTTTTAACACAAAAAAACCTCACTTCAGTTAAGAAGTGAGGGTGTTACAAATTTATGAAGATTGCCCTGGTTCAGGATGGAATTTTGATTTTACGGGCTGCCCGCCGCTTTGTTCATATTTTTTCTTCGCTTCTTTTACCGGATCTTGATCCATTCCGAGCTCGAGATCCTGGTTATTGATGCCGTTCCTTGTTTTTTGTTCAGGATTGTTCTGCTTTGAGCGCTTTTTCAAGTTTTTCCCCTCCTGTTTAATGATCAAGCAAAATCATATTGTTTTGCACTTGCTGCAGTTGAAGCCT
This window of the Mesobacillus jeotgali genome carries:
- a CDS encoding glycogen biosynthesis protein GlgD, whose product is MKKRSKQNNPEQKTRNGINNQDLELGMDQDPVKEAKKKYEQSGGQPVKSKFHPEPGQSS